A single Crateriforma conspicua DNA region contains:
- a CDS encoding RNA polymerase sigma factor, which produces MNDTSGHDVDRFLIQQIRQGDSDAWAKLIERYEGRLLAYTDSRIRNRATSEDIVQEAFVGFLVSLPNYDGARPLESYLFSICAYKLTDHLRREGRRPALQLHARGSDDASRAIEPVGSARVASSIVRSVERKRIEEQAVRQAIEEQIARWKESGNFVKLKVLELLFVIGMPNKQVAETTGTTEQQVANYKSDFLLRIKSIVKRQDLDDSVFPELTGDESGSV; this is translated from the coding sequence ATGAACGACACCAGTGGCCATGACGTCGATCGCTTTCTGATCCAGCAAATCCGCCAAGGCGATTCGGACGCCTGGGCCAAGCTGATCGAACGCTACGAGGGTCGGCTGTTGGCCTACACCGACAGCCGCATTCGAAACCGGGCGACCAGCGAAGACATCGTCCAGGAGGCCTTTGTCGGCTTTCTGGTCAGCCTGCCGAATTATGACGGTGCGCGGCCGCTGGAAAGCTATTTGTTTTCCATTTGCGCCTACAAGCTGACCGACCACTTGCGCCGCGAAGGCCGCCGCCCGGCATTGCAACTGCATGCCCGCGGCAGTGACGACGCCAGCCGCGCGATCGAACCGGTCGGTTCGGCACGCGTGGCCAGTTCGATTGTCCGCAGCGTCGAACGCAAACGAATCGAGGAACAGGCCGTCCGGCAAGCGATCGAAGAACAGATCGCTCGTTGGAAGGAATCGGGAAATTTCGTCAAGCTGAAGGTGCTGGAGCTGCTGTTCGTCATCGGCATGCCCAACAAGCAGGTTGCCGAGACGACGGGCACGACCGAACAGCAGGTCGCCAATTACAAGAGCGATTTCTTGCTGCGGATCAAATCGATCGTCAAACGCCAAGACTTGGACGATTCGGTGTTTCCCGAATTGACCGGCGATGAATCGGGATCGGTTTAG
- a CDS encoding arylsulfatase, with amino-acid sequence MRSLFLALAMAASTLACQAADRPNVVLIITDDQGYGDLSCHGNPVLKTPELDRLYSESIRLADYHVSPTCSPTRSAFLTGHWTNRTGVWHTIMGRSMLRDNEVTMADVFSDSGYKTGMFGKWHLGDNYPYRPQDRGFDEVLCHGGGGVGQTPDYWDNAYFDGSYFHNGAPKPVDGFCTDVFFGHAKQFIKQCHDDGQPFFAYIAPNAPHGPMHAPEDFSAPYADQSVSLANFFGMIANIDHNVGQLRDYLDDLGLTENTIFIFTTDNGSSSGWKLFNAGMKAGKGSEYDGGHRVPFFIRWPGGGLTGGKDVQPITAHVDVLPTLIDLCDLTSPSGVKFDGTSLTGLLSDPSSVKDWPDRILVTDSQRVKDPIKWRKSSVMTTQWRLINGKELYDISSDPGQTTDVATRYPDVVSRLTDFYERWWAELEPTFAQSTYIALGAEQAPVVRLTCHDWITTGSTPWNQAHVRSAVNGDANTGFWNVDVASAGEYTIRLRRWPEEADRAIDSSLPPGADVPGVAAYRTRPGKAISPVNASVKIGESTAETSVKPGDKEVVLTMQLPAGQTQMSALFETADGEVFGAYYAYVSRNP; translated from the coding sequence ATGCGATCTCTGTTTTTAGCCTTGGCGATGGCCGCGAGCACGCTGGCGTGCCAGGCCGCGGACCGTCCCAACGTCGTCCTGATCATCACCGATGACCAGGGTTACGGTGACCTGTCATGCCACGGCAATCCGGTGCTGAAGACGCCGGAGCTGGATCGCCTGTATTCCGAATCGATTCGCTTGGCGGATTACCACGTTTCGCCGACATGTTCGCCGACGCGGTCCGCTTTCTTGACTGGACACTGGACCAATCGCACGGGTGTTTGGCACACGATCATGGGGCGGTCGATGCTGCGTGACAATGAAGTCACGATGGCCGACGTCTTTTCCGATTCCGGATACAAGACCGGAATGTTTGGCAAGTGGCACCTGGGCGACAACTATCCCTATCGACCTCAAGATCGCGGTTTTGACGAAGTTCTGTGTCACGGCGGTGGCGGCGTCGGCCAGACCCCTGATTACTGGGACAACGCTTACTTTGACGGCAGCTATTTTCACAACGGTGCCCCCAAACCGGTGGATGGTTTTTGCACCGATGTTTTCTTCGGCCATGCCAAGCAATTCATCAAACAGTGTCACGATGACGGCCAGCCGTTCTTTGCCTACATCGCACCGAACGCCCCCCACGGACCAATGCATGCACCGGAGGATTTCAGTGCTCCGTATGCGGATCAAAGCGTATCGCTGGCGAACTTCTTTGGGATGATCGCCAACATCGACCACAACGTTGGTCAGCTGCGGGATTACTTGGATGACCTGGGGCTGACCGAAAACACGATTTTCATTTTCACGACCGACAACGGATCATCATCGGGATGGAAATTGTTCAACGCCGGGATGAAAGCGGGCAAAGGCAGCGAGTATGACGGCGGCCACCGTGTTCCATTTTTCATTCGCTGGCCTGGTGGTGGTTTGACCGGTGGAAAAGATGTCCAGCCGATCACGGCCCATGTCGACGTATTGCCCACGCTGATCGATCTGTGTGATTTGACGTCACCCTCGGGTGTGAAATTCGACGGAACCAGTTTGACGGGTCTGTTGAGCGATCCGAGTTCGGTAAAAGACTGGCCGGACCGAATCTTGGTCACCGATTCGCAGCGGGTCAAAGACCCGATCAAGTGGCGCAAATCCAGTGTCATGACCACACAGTGGCGGCTGATCAATGGCAAAGAACTGTATGACATCTCGTCTGATCCAGGACAGACCACCGATGTCGCGACGCGGTATCCCGATGTCGTTTCGCGCCTGACCGATTTCTATGAACGTTGGTGGGCCGAACTGGAACCGACGTTTGCGCAATCGACCTACATCGCGTTGGGTGCCGAACAGGCCCCGGTCGTTCGATTGACCTGTCACGACTGGATCACGACCGGCAGCACGCCGTGGAACCAAGCTCACGTGCGATCGGCCGTCAACGGCGACGCCAATACCGGGTTCTGGAACGTCGACGTGGCGAGCGCGGGCGAGTACACGATTCGGCTGCGGCGTTGGCCCGAGGAAGCGGATCGGGCGATCGATTCATCACTGCCGCCCGGAGCCGACGTGCCCGGTGTGGCCGCGTACCGTACCCGGCCCGGCAAGGCGATTTCACCGGTGAATGCTAGCGTAAAAATTGGCGAATCGACGGCGGAAACCTCGGTGAAGCCGGGCGACAAAGAAGTCGTTTTGACGATGCAATTACCGGCCGGCCAAACCCAAATGTCGGCTCTGTTTGAAACCGCCGATGGTGAAGTTTTCGGTGCGTACTATGCGTACGTTTCGCGAAATCCCTAG